Within Patescibacteria group bacterium, the genomic segment GTTTTAAGTTCGTTGTAGTAATTAATAAAATAAATAAAACTACAACATCAAATCATCTAAAAAATTATCAACAATTGTTGGTATCTGGTAAATGCTTGGGAGATTTAGTCTTGTATAGTCAAAGGCTTCTTCAATTACCACATCTTGAATTGCAACGTTATTATCGTGGTCAAAAAAATCAGCTAAGCCTTGCAATATAGCTTCATTTACAAAATAATGACTAAACATCCCTTCTCCATTTACACCAGTAGAATAAACATAGGCCAATTGATTTTCTTTAGAAGCTGACACAAACATTACTCCTTCACTTGCCACATCATTCATACCGCCCGAAAGGCAGGAATCAAAAATGAAAACAATGCGATTGGTGTCAAATCCACTAAACCAATTTTGCAATTGTCCGTCCCAAATATATTGCAAATCGTGGGTGATAATTGCTTCGTCTTTTCTCTCTTTATCATAATCCTGGGCCATTCCATCTCCACCATGTCCGCTAAAGAAAAATACCACTTCATCGCCTGCTGACTCCAAACTTTCAATTGATTTCACGGCGCTATCTATTGCAGAGAAAGTTGCGTTATCATCTCTAAGCAAAATTATATTTCCGGAATCATACCCGTAAAAAGTGATGAGCGCATCATACATATTTAAGGCATCGCCATCAGAATCACAAATGTCGTTTATTGTTCCCTGATAATCGCAAACGCCAATTATTACTGCGTATTTATCAGCGCCATCAGCCAAGGGCTCGCCAAATACACCTGTTGCTCCGCTATCAGAATTCTTTTTCTTATTCAATCCTGGAGGATTTACTGGTTTTGTTTTTGTATTACCTATGCCTTGAGTAAGTGAGGCTTTATGATAAATTTTCATTTCTGAAGCGAATAATGGCTTGCGCATATTTGTTTGGCCATTATTATCCTTAGCTGAAACAAAAGAAAATGAAGATAATCCTAAAACAAAAATTAAAGCAACTAAAATAAATTTACTTTTCATACGATTTTATTTATAAGTTTAGTTAAAAAACGGCTCTTATGTTGCTAAAAGTTTTGACAACCAGCCAAACAAACTAAAACCTTTTCTATTTTCTGTTATTTCATTTTCTAATTCTTGCTTAACTTCCTCCATCGCTTGTATTTGTTCGTCAATTAAAGACTTGTCTGTTGAAGACTGGATTTGCTCTTTTAATGCTTCTAACTCCGCCAAATTTTGAGTGTGATTTTCCAATCGTTCTTCAACAGTTTTTAGCTGTTTATAATTTGGCCCAATAAGAAATCTGGCAAAACCGCTTCTTTTTTGCGCAGTTTGCAAAGCGTTTTCTGCTTCCTCTTGAATTCTGTTTTGATTTTGAGCTATGACTCTAATTTGGCTGCCAACACCTTGATTTCTGGCAGCTATTCTTTCCATTTCCTGCGCAGTATTAGCCACCCGGCTTCTTCTGGAAACCGCCCCCTCGTTCTGGTTTTGTGAACCCTGCCCCATCCCTTGGCCTGATTCTTCTAACTCTGAATCTTCTAAACCCGCGCCTGGTTCGTTAATGCCCGGCTGGTCTTGTTTGCCTTGTTGGTTTTGTTGAGCATTGCTAACAGCTGGCACAAGTAGTATTGATATGATAAATAAACTCGTAGTAATTTTTTTCATATTGTTTTTTAGATTAAATATTAATTTTCCGACCTTTATTTTTCTGTCTCATTATATTGCTTATCTCTGTTAATCTTTAAAAAGTCAAGGATTTGTATTATGAATAACCAAACCGGAAATTCTTCCCCAAGAAAATTTTCCTATATAACCTTATTTTATAGTTCGAAAGCATTGGTTCAACAGCTTCAAATACAGCCTTGTTTTCACTAATGGAAGCATCTTGTTTGGCCGACCGGACAGAAAAAAGAATTCCCGTCCCCATAAATACAGCTGCCAACAAAAAAATAATAAGCTTTTTGTTTATGCTCATAATAATTAATGCGCATTTGTTAATTTATTTAACATTATATTTAATATGATTTAAACTAAAAGTAACATTAGATGCAACCTTTAGCCCATAAACTATCAAAATTATAGAGAAAGCTAACATTCTAAACATTTTACGATTTGACAGGATTTTTGATATAATATAAACTGAAAGTACCCATATATGGGTATTACTGGTTCATAGATTAACTATTTTTTTGTTAAACTTTATGAGAAAAGACTATATTTTAGATTTAATGAGATCAAAAAATACTATTTTTACCACAGATGATGTTTCTTTGTTATGGGAAGAATCTGATACTAATTTTGTAAGAAAGAAAATATACCGCTATATTAAAGCCGGTAAAATGTACTCTGTTCGCAAAGGTATTTATGCCAAAGATAAAAATTACAATAAATACGAGTTAGCGACCAGAATATTTACTCCTTCTTATGTCAGTTTTGAGACGGTTTTAGGACCGGCCGGCATAACATTCCAATACTATAGCCAAATATTTGTTGCTTCGTATTTAACCAGAGAAATAACAATAGACGGACAAACATATTCATTTAAGAAGATAAAGGACTCTATTCTTACCAACAAAACAGGAATTGAAATAAAAAATAATTATTATATTGCCTCTCCCGAAAGAGCTTTTTTGGATACGGTTTATTTAAACAAAGAATATCACTTTGACAATCTAATCAACATTGATTGGGATAAGGTTTATAGAATTTTGTCTATTTATAATAATAAAAGAATGGAGAAAAAAGCGGAAAAATATAAAGAGGCAGCACAAAAAGGGCTTAATTAAAAAACTATGGCATTAGATACCAATAGACACAAAAATATACTCATCAAAATTTTGAAGGATATCTATACTGATAATACTATCGGTCCTATCTTAGGATTTAAAGGCGCACCGAACTCGGGGTGTCATTCCAGTTCCGGTTTTGGATTGACATCGCGACCGCGAGGAGTGATGTTAAGTCAGTCCGGTTTTGGATGGGTTATATTAAGCAGGTTGATTTATAATAGAAAAGTATGTCCGAACCAGCTCACAGTCGGTCTCCAGAAGAAAAACAAGTTGGGACCGAAAGTAAGCCAGAAGATTCGATTATTTTTCCGCAAAAGCAAACATTGGTTGGCCCAACAATAATGATTGGTTGGCTTAAAAATTGTTATTGTGTATAATAAACCCAAGGGGGTCATTATTAAGTTTTATAAACTAATCAAATTAGATTACTAACTTATGGCAAAAACAGTATCAAAATCAAAAACCCCTAAAAAATTCCAGTCTTTGAAGCCAACAAAAAAAGTAGCTCGGAATAATATCACGGTTAGTAAAACAAATAGTAAAACAAAAAAAGAAAAAGAACCTTCAGACTATTCTCCCGAAGAATGGCTCCAAAAAGAAGCCAAAAGAATCGAACAAGAATTTAAAAAATACGCGCCAGACCTAAAACCTGATTCAGGTCGGTCAGCCGAGCATTGCGCGGTTACCGCAATGACTTTAGCTCATCATGGCACCAAAGAAGCAATTGAAGCTTTAAAAAAATTTAAAAAAGATAAGCGGGTTCCGGGCTGGATTGATTGCGCTATTGAAGAATGCGAAATGATACTTTGGGATGATACTGTTGGCCGGCAACTGGACCAAGCGGAAAAAGAATTAAAAAAAGCGGCTGAAGAAGTTTTTAATCAAGGATTAGTTTGGGACAAGAGAATTATTACTGATGCTCTCAAAGCAATCCTCGCCGAACAAAAAACAAAATTTACTTATGGGGAGACTGCCAAGCTCTATTATGAAAAGAAAGTTATTGCTGAAGAAAAAACAGAATTTATTATTAATGATGTTTTGCTGGTGAGTATTAAACCAAATTTTGCTGATTGGTTAATCCGTTTTAAGCAAGGCATAGAAGGCAAAGATTTACGTCAAGGAGATTTAGAAAATATTGAGCAAGGCATGATTTATAATGATGAGGGTAAAGAGCTTGATGAACCCAGGTCACTTGAAGAAAGTTTTGATGACTTTTATTCTCGGCAGTTTCAATGTCTGCTTCAGATGTCCAAAAAAGAGCAAGGAATCTTATTAGATTTTTCTGGCGAAAAACTTTATGGTCAATATTTTACTCCTCGCCGCGATGAATCAGGATTGCATAGGGATGTTTGTTCGGGTTGCTGCGAGGCTTGCCTCGAGGAATTAAAATGTCCTCAAGCTCAAGAATTTAAAATAGACGAAGATAAAAAAAGATACCGGATTTTAAAACAGCTGCTCAAGGAAATAGTAGAAATTGAAGGAAAAATAGAGTCAACTAAACGGCCTTCAAATGACTTAGAGTATAAAATACAAGTTGTTAAAAAATTAAAAGATGACATCCAAGAAAGAATAAAACAGGAGAAATCTCAAGATAAAAGAAAAGAACTGCAAGAAAATTTGACCGGGTGGGATTGTGAAATTTTTGCTCTCCAGGCTATTTTAGATTTTGAACAGCCAAAACCAGAGGAGAGAAAGCGGTTAAAAACTTTAAAAGAAATGTACCAGGCTATCAAACAAGAAGTTGAGACCAAAGAGTATAAAAATGATGTTGAGGGCTTGGAAGTGTATTACGGTAAAGCTGAACCGAGTTCGGAGGAAGCCGCTGCTTGTTATCATGATCCTTTGTGCGAATGTGATGAGTATGAGCCATTGACTGCAGAAGAAGCAACTTATAAGCACGAGTATGATAATAAAGAAATAGATGTGGATGAGATGCCTGATGTAGCCTTAGATGAGGTGCCGTTTTAAAGTTTTTATTGGGTTTTTTCAGATAATCTCATATAAAGTTGTATCAAAAAATATCCCTAAAGTTAGAGATATTTTTTGATGGGGTGCCCGACCGGATTTGAACCGGCCCTGCGACTGCCACAGAGTCGTGTGCTACCACTACACCACGGGCACCATATTAAATAAATCCTAAATCCTAAATTCTAAATCCAAAATAATATCAAAATTCAAAATTCAAAAAACTTAATTCGAGGGATGGTATTGTTTGTAGTGTTTATATTTGGGGAGCAGGGGTTTCAGCTGGAGCAATAGGAGCTGGTGATTTTTTCTTGGCAATCGCAAAGATGTAGATGATTTCCAGAATGCCAAGCGCGTTGACTATAAATAGGATTACAAACCAGGCTTTTGAACCCAGGCGAGCGGCTTTCCAGAGAGCAATTGCTTTCCAGACTGAAGACCAAACAATCAGCAAGGGTATTAGGGCAATAAGTACACCAGGAATTTGGGGCAGAGCTTCTTCCATAATTTTTATTTTAAAAATTAGTAAATTGATTTTAGATTTTTAACTTTAGATTTTAGACTTTTTATGGTACGCCCAGAGGGAGTCGGACCCCCATATCCAGCTTAGAAGGCTGGTGTTCTATCCGTTGAACTATGGGCGCGCAGTTAAAATAAACTGTTTCTATTTTAACACATTATCAGATATTTTTCAAGGGAAAAATTGACACTCCTTCAAAACTATGATAATATAGAGACACTTAATCAATAATACGAATCCTTGGTAATCGGTTTAACTCCATTTCTCGGGATTTCGTCAGAATGAGGCATTATGCTTACTAAAGCGAAAAAAGACAAAGTTATCGAACAATTTAAAACCCACAAAGGCGACACTGGTTCACCCCAGGTTCAGATTGCGATTTTGACCGAAGAAATGAAAGAACTGGCTTCCCACTTAAAGAAACACAAGCATGACTATTCTTCTCGCCGCGGGCTGTTAAAAAAAGTCGGTCAAAGACGCCGGCTTTTGCGTTATTTAGTGCGGGAAGACGAGAAGGCGTATGATAAATTGGTAAAGGCGCTGGGGTTGAAGAAGTAAGGTGATATTTATCCATTTGCCATTTTTCATTTATCATCTGCAAACAAAAATAACGTTAATAAAATGGTTAATAAGGTAGTTAATGGATTCGGCGAGCTCACCACAGGTAAAGTTAATAAAGAGCCGATGCATTTTGTAAAATTATTAACTTTATCAATCTTATCAATCTTATTAACCTTATTAACTTTATTAACGATTCATTAGCTGTAGTTATTCTAAAACGGAAAATGGTTATATTAAAAGGAAACTAATTTTTAAAAATTCACATTATGATTAAACATAGTGAACAGCGCGTGGGAGTATTTATTGACGTTCAAAATTTGTACTATTCGGCTAAAAATTTGTATCAAGCCAAAGTTGATTTTGGCAAAGTTTTAAAAGAGGCAGTGGGCTCGCGCAAACTTATTCGCGCTTTTGCTTATGTTATCCAAGCCCAGCTGCCGGAAGAAAAAAAGTTTTTTGCGGCTCTAGATTCCCAGGGGTTTGAAGTGAGAATGAAAGATCTCCAAGTTTTTGTGACCGGAGATAAAAAGGGCGATTGGGATGTGGGTCTTACTATTGATGCGATTAAGGTCGCGCCCCAACTTGATGTAATCGTCTTCGTCACCGGTGATGGCGATTATGTCCCGGCCATAGAATATCTCCAGTACCACGGCACCCAAGTGGAAGTTATTGCTTTTGGAGAAACCGCCTCTGCCAAACTCCGGGATGTTGCTGATGATTTTACGGATTTAAGCGAGGATAGAGAAAACTTTTTAATTAGAACTTACAGCAGCCGCAGGACCACAAGGCCAGCGCCGGCAAGAACCGTAAGAACGCCAAGAAGAAGAACTGTGGCGCGGAGATAAATCCCGCTAACTCATTTTTTTAAATATAACCCCATGCCCAATAAAATAATACCATCTGCTCCGCATAAGGATTTTGAGAACATTAAAAAAATTGACGAGAATGAGATTGAATATTGGAATGCTCGTGAATTATTGCCGCTTTTAGGATATAAAAAATGGCAAAATTCTGAGGAGGTAATTTCTAGGGCGGCGCGAGCTTGCATTAATAGCGGCCAGGCTGTGGATAACCATTTTACTGCATTCAGTAAAATGGCTGAAATCGGCTTAAACACGGTTAGAAGGATAAAAGATTATAAACTGGATAGATACGCTTGTTACCTTATTGCTCAAAATGGCGACCCAAATAAATCAGAAATTGCTTTAGCCCAAACCTATTTTGCCATCCAAACAAGAAAGCAGGAAATTTTTGAACAATTGCCAGACAACGAAAAAAGATTGTTTATCCGCAATGAAGTAACTGGTCACAATAAAAAACTTTTTAAAACCGCCAAGCAGGCCGGTGTAACTAAATTCGGATTATTTAATGATGCCGGATACAAGGGCCTTTATGAGATGCCATTAAAAGAAATTGAAGCCAAGAAGGGAATCAAAAAAGGCGAATTGTTAGACAGGGCTGGTTCCACAGAATTGGCAGCCAATCTATTTCGCATTACTCAAACAGATGAAAAAATAAGAAAAGAAAAAATAAAAGGAGAAGACCCTGCTTGCGACACTCATTTTATGGTGGGCGGGAAAGTTCGACAAACTATTAAAGATATTGGCGGAACCGCACCAGAGCATTTGCCAATAGAAAAACATATTAAGCAAGTGAAAAAAGATGTAAAGCGATTAAAAAACGCAGACCAGGAAATGCTAAAATAATTTCTCGTCTCCCGCGCCGGGGTTTGAGAGGATTATAACTTTCACTACCAATTTGACGGTTTTAAATAACCCTGCTAAAATTGCAATATAAACATAAATAACCCTGCTAAAATTTATGTATATTCACCGACAATTAGAAAAGGAAATCGCCCCATTCTTAAAGAAAAAAGAGGTTATTGCTGTAATCGGCCCTAGGCAATCCGGTAAAACCACATTTATTCAGAATCTTGAAAAAGAGCTTGAATCCCAAAAAAATAAAGTGCTGTTCATTACTTTTGAAAAAAAAAGCGACTTGGACTTGTTTCAAGCGAGCATTGATGATTTCAAGGATTTAATCAGTAAATATGATTATGTTATTATTGATGAGTTTCAATATGCCAAAGACGGCGGCCAGAAATTAAAATATTTATATGACGCCACCCAAATAAAATTTATCATTTCTGGCTCCTCCTCGCTCGAATTAACTTTCAAGACCGGTAAATATATGGTCGGCCGGATGCTAAGCTTTAAACTTGCGCCGTTTTCTTTTAGAGAATTTTTGTCTTTTGAAAATAAGGAATTGTCTGGCTTGTTAGAGGGAAGAATAAATTCTAATTCTTTTTTAAAGTTTAATGTCAAAAATAGTTTTGGCCAAGAAATAAACAGAAGATTAAATAAGTCCCTGGAAAAGTATGTTATTTATGGCGGTTATCCGGCGGTTGTCTTAAGCGCAACCAATCAAGAAAAAGAAAAGATTTTAGAAGGAATCATGGAAACTTATTTATTAAAAGATATTAAAAGTTTGTTGAACTTGGCTTCCGAAGGCGGACTTGTAAAATTAAGCCGATTTTTAGCCGCCCAAATTGGCAATATAGTGAAATATGAAGAGTTGTCCAATGCTTCTGGGCTAGATTATCGCGAAGTTATTAAACATTTGAATATTTTGGAAAGCACTTTCATTGTTAAATTGATTAAACCTTTTTTTACTAACCGGCGCACCGAATTGGTTAAGAATCCTAAAAATTATTTTATTGATTTGGGCTTGCGCAATTATTTGCTAAACGATTTCCGTTCCCTCGAAAGCAGGAATGATTTGGGCGCGGTAATGGAGAATTATGGTTTTAACTTATTGCAAAAATTAGAACTCGCCAGGGATTTAAAATATTGGCGCACTAAAAGCAAGGCCGAAGTTGATTTTATCATAGAAAAGGAACAAAAAGTTTTTCCAATTGAAATAAAATATTCGTCCAAGCCAGTTATCGGCAAAAGCTTGCATAGTTTTATCGAAAAATTCAACCCGCCGCAAGCAGTTATTTTGACTAAAGATTATTTGGGTGAAAAGAAAGTTAAAAAAACAAAAGTTAAGTTTATTCCCTTGAGTTATTTTTGAAAAGATAATTATAAAAACGCAAAATATAAGGTAATTGATAAAGATAATTTTTTTTGAATTTGTGACTTGAGTCCGCGCCTCGGTTCCACAATCCACTCCACAATGCACTAAAATAGAATTATAGATAGAGAGTTCAAGAAAGCAAAAAATCCCGCCTAAGCGAGATTCTGCAGTTTATCGCAGATGGCACTGCTATCACCTGTAAAGTAAATATAACATGTAGCTTTTAAAAGTCAGACAAGAGTTATCAATCCTGCCAGCCAGACACTCTGCGACTTAATAATCTGCCTATGCTAAAGCTTCGGCAGATAAACTTAAAGCTTATAGCTTATGGCTTAAAGCTTCACGAGTCTAGCGCCTTGCCATTACTCTAAAAATACATTAGGATAAAAATATGAAAAACACACTTAAAAATTTAAAAAAAATCAGAGAAAAGAGAGTTGGTAAATTAAAAAATTTCACCAAAGAAGAAAGGATAGAAATCAATCCGGAAATTGTCTTAGGCAAACCAGTGATTAGAGGTACCCGCTTAACAGTTGAATATGTTTTAAAGCTCCTGGGCCAAGGAATAAAGCCGGAAGAGATTTTGAAGGGCTATCCTCAACTGGAAAAAGAAGATATTGAGGCAGTTTTAGATTACGCGTTCAAAAGAGTGAGTGAAGAAAAAATATTTCCTTTAACGCTCCAAGTTCAAAATAATTATGAAAATTCTATTGGACGAAAACATTTCGCCCCTAATTTCCAAAGCGTTAACAAAGAAAGGGCGCGAAGTTAAATCAGTAGCCGAGGATTATCAATCTTATGCTAATGGCAAACTTTTAAAGTTAGCCGCAAGAGATAAAAGCATATTTGTTACAAAAGACAAAGATTTTGGCGAGCTGGTGTTCAAATTCAATTATCCGCATTCCGGAGTAATTCTTTTGCGGTTACAAAATGACTCAATTAGAAATACTTTTTTGATTTTAAATCAAGTTCTCAAATATCCCGAGAACTTGTTAGAAAAATCATTCGTTGTTGTCACGGAGAAAAACATCAGAATCGTCAAATCTCCTTTTTGAGGAGTTTTATTATATCGTCAGACCCCTTAACTATCAAGGTCCGCTGGCTCCATAGTGGCGAAGCCCTGTGGAGACATAATGCGCCTCGGGCTCCACAGCCTCGCTATTGCTCGGACTATGGAGCCAGCGAATACTGTTGGATAATCTAATGCGACATGTAATATCGATAAAATATTTAGCACGACACAAAATCAAAAATATGTCGCATTAAATGTTTTGCGCCTCATGAAATAGTTGCTATTTGATTTGCGCTTCATAAATTGAAAAATATGAGATACAAAAAGATTTGCATCTAATAGAATATATACTAATAAACCAATAAACCAATAAACTAATAAAATAATAACAATCTTTTGGTCATCAGACATACTGTGACTTACTTTAGTCCAGAAGTCTGGTGGTCAGATTGCAAGGAAACACATTATGAATTCGAAAAAATTCGAAACCGAACTCGCCGGAAAAAAACTAATCATTGAAACCGGCAAACTCGCTAATCAAACCAACGCTTCTGTCACTTGCCAATACGGCGACACAGTGGTTTTGGCCACAGTAGTTCTTGAAGACATGCCAAGGGACGGCGTTTCTTTTTTCCCCTTGATGGTAGATTTTGAAGAAAAAATGTATGCTGCCGGCAAAATCAAGGGCTCCAGATTTATTAAAAGAGAAACCCGGCCCAGCGATGAAGCCGTGCTTTCCGCCCGCATGATAGACAGGGCCATCCGGCCGCTTTTCCCGCAAGACATCAAAAACGACATCCAAGTTATCCTCTCAATTCTTTCAGTTGACCAAGAGAATGATCCGGATATCCCGTCATTCTATGCCACAGCTGCGGCTCTGGCAATTTCCAATATTCCTTGGGATGGCCCGGTATCCGCAATGCGCGTCGGTCAAATAGACGGAGAACTAGTGCTTAACCCAACTTACGAAGCCCGGGAAAAAAGCGCGCTTGATTTAGTCGTGGCTGGCTTTGCTCAAAAAGTAATTATGCTTGAAGCTGGCGCCAACGAGGTAGATGAAAAAACTATATACGAAGCGATTCAATTGGGCTCAAAGCATAACGGTAAGATACTCAATTTTATTGAGGATATAGTAAAACAAGTTGGCAAAGAAAAAATTTCTATCCAGGAATTCAAAGAAGATCTCGAAGAATCAATTGAAAGTGATGATGAAAAATTCGAAGAATCAAAAGGCAAGAAGTCAGAACAAGATGAATGGGAGAAAATCACCTTTAGCTTTCTTGAAAAAAATATTGATAAATATCTTTTCACTGGTCCGAAAAAATCCAAAAAAGAACGAAAGGACGCTGTGGGTGAAATGAAGTCCAAATTAGAAGAACATCTTTTGGAAAAACAGATTGGCAAAGAAAAACGCCAAGCCGCCAGCGGATTGCTTGAAAGTTTTATTGAAGAAAAAATTACCGAAGCGATTGTTAAAAAAAGCAAACGAGTTGACGGTCGAGCCCTGGATGAAATCCGAGCGCTCTCATCCGAAGCCGGACTTTTGCCGCGCACGCACGGTTCTGGATTATTCAACCGCGGCGAAACCCAGGTTCTCTCTATTGTCACCCTTGGCTCCCCCGGAGATGAGCAAGTGCTCGACACTATGGAACAAGATTGCAAAAAAAGATACATGCACCATTATAATTTCCCGCCATTTTCAGTGGGCGAAGTAAAACCATTGCGCGGAGCCAGCCGCCGCGATATCGGCCATGGAGCTTTAGCGGAAAAAGCTCTTGAACCAGTGCTTCCCTTAAAACAGGACTTCCCCTACACCATCCGCGTAGTCAGTGAAGTTTTGGGCTCTAATGGCTCTTCCTCCATGGGTTCGGTTTGCGGCTCCACCCTTGCCCTTATGGATGCTGGCGTGCCGATAAAAAAGCCGGTTGCTGGAAT encodes:
- the dinD gene encoding DNA damage-inducible protein D → MPNKIIPSAPHKDFENIKKIDENEIEYWNARELLPLLGYKKWQNSEEVISRAARACINSGQAVDNHFTAFSKMAEIGLNTVRRIKDYKLDRYACYLIAQNGDPNKSEIALAQTYFAIQTRKQEIFEQLPDNEKRLFIRNEVTGHNKKLFKTAKQAGVTKFGLFNDAGYKGLYEMPLKEIEAKKGIKKGELLDRAGSTELAANLFRITQTDEKIRKEKIKGEDPACDTHFMVGGKVRQTIKDIGGTAPEHLPIEKHIKQVKKDVKRLKNADQEMLK
- the rpsO gene encoding 30S ribosomal protein S15, encoding MMLTKAKKDKVIEQFKTHKGDTGSPQVQIAILTEEMKELASHLKKHKHDYSSRRGLLKKVGQRRRLLRYLVREDEKAYDKLVKALGLKK
- a CDS encoding DUF433 domain-containing protein, whose translation is MKNTLKNLKKIREKRVGKLKNFTKEERIEINPEIVLGKPVIRGTRLTVEYVLKLLGQGIKPEEILKGYPQLEKEDIEAVLDYAFKRVSEEKIFPLTLQVQNNYENSIGRKHFAPNFQSVNKERARS
- a CDS encoding NYN domain-containing protein; the protein is MIKHSEQRVGVFIDVQNLYYSAKNLYQAKVDFGKVLKEAVGSRKLIRAFAYVIQAQLPEEKKFFAALDSQGFEVRMKDLQVFVTGDKKGDWDVGLTIDAIKVAPQLDVIVFVTGDGDYVPAIEYLQYHGTQVEVIAFGETASAKLRDVADDFTDLSEDRENFLIRTYSSRRTTRPAPARTVRTPRRRTVARR
- a CDS encoding polyribonucleotide nucleotidyltransferase, translated to MNSKKFETELAGKKLIIETGKLANQTNASVTCQYGDTVVLATVVLEDMPRDGVSFFPLMVDFEEKMYAAGKIKGSRFIKRETRPSDEAVLSARMIDRAIRPLFPQDIKNDIQVILSILSVDQENDPDIPSFYATAAALAISNIPWDGPVSAMRVGQIDGELVLNPTYEAREKSALDLVVAGFAQKVIMLEAGANEVDEKTIYEAIQLGSKHNGKILNFIEDIVKQVGKEKISIQEFKEDLEESIESDDEKFEESKGKKSEQDEWEKITFSFLEKNIDKYLFTGPKKSKKERKDAVGEMKSKLEEHLLEKQIGKEKRQAASGLLESFIEEKITEAIVKKSKRVDGRALDEIRALSSEAGLLPRTHGSGLFNRGETQVLSIVTLGSPGDEQVLDTMEQDCKKRYMHHYNFPPFSVGEVKPLRGASRRDIGHGALAEKALEPVLPLKQDFPYTIRVVSEVLGSNGSSSMGSVCGSTLALMDAGVPIKKPVAGIAMGLASIENNKNDITDYKIITDIQDLEDGKGGMDFKVASTADGITAIQLDTKTHGITFDIVQETLKRAKTACLEILKVIAKAIPEPRKELSQYAPKITTVKIDPEKIRIVIGPGGKMINEIIDACGVDIDIEDSGLVMITGIDPEKTKEAIAWVKALTRELKPGEKFQGKITRIEDFGAFVELILPEDEAKHAPKFEGLIHISKLAPHRIDRVEDVVKFGEIVPVEVEEIDEKGRLNLKMQGVQAAPAQRHQDFHPSSNNRGRFSTSSSPGSRTARPRDNRFPRRNSNSRDFKAFRPDRNRNSNRRDGRGDNQRDDRRKRY
- a CDS encoding ATP-binding protein; its protein translation is MYIHRQLEKEIAPFLKKKEVIAVIGPRQSGKTTFIQNLEKELESQKNKVLFITFEKKSDLDLFQASIDDFKDLISKYDYVIIDEFQYAKDGGQKLKYLYDATQIKFIISGSSSLELTFKTGKYMVGRMLSFKLAPFSFREFLSFENKELSGLLEGRINSNSFLKFNVKNSFGQEINRRLNKSLEKYVIYGGYPAVVLSATNQEKEKILEGIMETYLLKDIKSLLNLASEGGLVKLSRFLAAQIGNIVKYEELSNASGLDYREVIKHLNILESTFIVKLIKPFFTNRRTELVKNPKNYFIDLGLRNYLLNDFRSLESRNDLGAVMENYGFNLLQKLELARDLKYWRTKSKAEVDFIIEKEQKVFPIEIKYSSKPVIGKSLHSFIEKFNPPQAVILTKDYLGEKKVKKTKVKFIPLSYF
- a CDS encoding caspase family protein, yielding MKSKFILVALIFVLGLSSFSFVSAKDNNGQTNMRKPLFASEMKIYHKASLTQGIGNTKTKPVNPPGLNKKKNSDSGATGVFGEPLADGADKYAVIIGVCDYQGTINDICDSDGDALNMYDALITFYGYDSGNIILLRDDNATFSAIDSAVKSIESLESAGDEVVFFFSGHGGDGMAQDYDKERKDEAIITHDLQYIWDGQLQNWFSGFDTNRIVFIFDSCLSGGMNDVASEGVMFVSASKENQLAYVYSTGVNGEGMFSHYFVNEAILQGLADFFDHDNNVAIQDVVIEEAFDYTRLNLPSIYQIPTIVDNFLDDLML
- a CDS encoding DUF5615 family PIN-like protein codes for the protein MKILLDENISPLISKALTKKGREVKSVAEDYQSYANGKLLKLAARDKSIFVTKDKDFGELVFKFNYPHSGVILLRLQNDSIRNTFLILNQVLKYPENLLEKSFVVVTEKNIRIVKSPF